The following are encoded in a window of Verrucomicrobiia bacterium genomic DNA:
- a CDS encoding GntR family transcriptional regulator has protein sequence MIFRVDFQAGKPVYLQLADQVRYAAASGRLRPGDPLPSLRPLAEELRINRNTIAKAYAELEGQGIIETVPGKGYFLKKNHSPFSQQTREKLLLSEIDEAVVLAHHLQVGREKFLSLIEQRLDYFEQKSNATRP, from the coding sequence ATGATCTTTCGAGTCGATTTCCAGGCCGGTAAACCGGTCTATCTGCAACTGGCCGACCAGGTCCGCTACGCCGCCGCTTCGGGCCGGCTCCGGCCCGGCGATCCCCTGCCCTCTCTGCGTCCGCTGGCCGAGGAGTTGCGCATTAACCGCAACACCATCGCCAAGGCCTATGCCGAACTCGAAGGACAGGGCATTATCGAGACGGTCCCCGGGAAGGGGTACTTCCTCAAAAAGAACCATTCCCCATTCAGCCAGCAAACCCGGGAGAAGTTGTTGCTCAGCGAAATCGATGAGGCCGTCGTGCTGGCGCATCACCTCCAGGTCGGCCGGGAAAAGTTCCTCTCCCTGATCGAGCAGCGTCTGGATTACTTCGAGCAGAAATCAAACGCAACACGCCCCTGA